One part of the Gammaproteobacteria bacterium genome encodes these proteins:
- a CDS encoding cytochrome P460 family protein has translation MKTILLAALGIIIPTVALASEPEVPYPTGYRDWHHVKSMVIEEGHPLFASFGGIHHIYANDKALKGYQGKKFPDGAVIIFDLLESISADNALTEGKRKVLGVMHKDSKKFAATGGWGFEGFGGGDPTQRVVGNNAASACFDCHQPQKDHDYIFSRLRD, from the coding sequence ATGAAAACGATACTCCTGGCTGCCCTTGGCATCATCATCCCCACCGTGGCCCTGGCGTCAGAGCCCGAGGTGCCCTATCCGACCGGTTACCGCGACTGGCATCACGTCAAGAGCATGGTGATAGAAGAAGGTCATCCGCTGTTCGCGTCCTTCGGCGGGATTCACCATATCTATGCCAACGATAAGGCACTCAAGGGTTACCAGGGTAAGAAATTCCCCGATGGCGCGGTGATCATTTTCGACTTGCTCGAATCGATAAGCGCAGACAATGCCCTTACCGAGGGGAAGCGCAAGGTTCTGGGCGTCATGCACAAGGATTCGAAGAAGTTCGCGGCCACTGGCGGATGGGGCTTTGAAGGTTTCGGCGGAGGTGACCCGACCCAACGGGTAGTGGGCAATAACGCCGCTTCAGCCTGCTTTGACTGCCATCAGCCCCAGAAGGATCACGACTACATATTTAGTCGGCTGCGCGACTGA
- a CDS encoding dihydrofolate reductase: MAQVRVESFTISLDGYGAGPNQDINNPLGIGGTDLHQWLIPTRTFQQTLFGKDGGTTGIDDDFAARGFRNVGAWILGRNMFGPVRGPWPDLNWKGWWGDNPPYHVPVFVLTHHARPPLSMDGGTTFHFITGGIHEALDWAREAAAGRDVRIGGGANTLRQYLRERLIDELHIAISPVLLGSGERLFEGVDLRALGYACVEHAASEKATHVVLRRKVSTA, translated from the coding sequence ATGGCCCAAGTTCGCGTTGAGAGCTTCACCATCTCGCTCGACGGATACGGAGCGGGACCGAATCAGGACATCAACAACCCGCTCGGCATCGGCGGGACGGATCTGCACCAGTGGCTCATCCCGACACGCACGTTCCAGCAGACCCTGTTTGGCAAGGACGGCGGCACGACGGGAATTGACGACGACTTCGCCGCGCGCGGCTTTCGGAATGTCGGGGCCTGGATTCTCGGTCGGAACATGTTCGGACCGGTTCGCGGTCCCTGGCCGGACCTGAACTGGAAAGGCTGGTGGGGTGACAATCCGCCGTATCACGTCCCGGTCTTCGTCCTGACACACCATGCGCGTCCGCCCCTCAGCATGGATGGCGGCACGACGTTTCACTTCATCACGGGCGGGATTCACGAGGCGCTTGATTGGGCGCGGGAGGCGGCCGCCGGACGGGATGTGCGGATCGGCGGTGGCGCAAATACCCTCCGGCAGTATCTTCGCGAACGTCTCATCGATGAGCTGCACATTGCGATCTCCCCGGTCCTGCTCGGCAGCGGGGAGCGGCTGTTCGAAGGGGTAGACCTGCGGGCGCTGGGATACGCATGCGTTGAACATGCGGCGAGCGAAAAGGCCACGCATGTTGTCCTCAGGCGCAAGGTGAGCACGGCCTGA
- the rsgA gene encoding ribosome small subunit-dependent GTPase A has translation MNGLLQQLGLVPFFTQQLADAALLQERLGRVMAVQRSRSTVVCGSGERVVELSPALRRSAAIDRPTVGDWVVLDESLSRIEKVLERKSLFKRLGAGASSELQPIAANIDTLFIVTSCNEEFKESRLERYLALCTEAGAMPVIVLTKADLVDDVDTYVRRARKTRAGVPVEAINALDPASLNGLRSWIDTASTVALVGSSGVGKSTILNTLAGRSLAATGEIREDDKKGRHTTTHRELHILPSGGLLVDVPGMRELRVADVNSSIGAVFDDIDRLAAQCKFADCKHETEPGCAVLRAIEAGEIDIRRLSNYKKLMRENALATATLAEKRARERGFAKMVKEVKAIKQKGGENGPSSR, from the coding sequence GTGAATGGCTTATTACAACAATTGGGTCTTGTTCCCTTCTTTACTCAGCAATTAGCAGACGCCGCCTTATTACAGGAGCGACTCGGACGCGTGATGGCGGTACAGCGCTCGAGAAGCACCGTTGTCTGTGGTTCGGGTGAGCGGGTTGTAGAACTCTCGCCCGCCTTACGACGGTCGGCCGCCATTGATCGACCGACTGTGGGCGACTGGGTCGTACTGGATGAGTCACTTTCGAGGATTGAAAAAGTCCTCGAGCGGAAAAGTTTGTTCAAGCGCCTGGGTGCGGGCGCGAGCAGCGAACTTCAGCCCATAGCCGCGAATATTGATACCCTTTTTATCGTTACGTCCTGCAATGAAGAATTCAAGGAATCACGCCTGGAACGGTACCTCGCACTGTGTACGGAGGCCGGAGCGATGCCAGTCATCGTTCTCACCAAGGCCGACCTCGTTGACGATGTAGATACTTACGTCCGTCGCGCCCGAAAAACCCGGGCAGGAGTTCCGGTTGAGGCTATCAATGCGCTTGACCCCGCTTCTCTCAATGGTCTTCGTTCCTGGATTGATACCGCATCCACCGTTGCACTCGTCGGTTCCTCCGGTGTTGGAAAGTCTACGATTCTGAATACATTGGCAGGACGTTCTTTAGCCGCTACCGGTGAAATTCGCGAGGATGACAAGAAGGGCCGCCATACGACGACTCACCGTGAATTGCACATCCTGCCGTCCGGCGGCCTCCTGGTCGATGTCCCGGGTATGCGGGAGCTCAGGGTCGCCGACGTCAACAGCTCGATTGGCGCCGTTTTCGACGACATCGATAGGCTTGCGGCTCAGTGCAAGTTCGCTGACTGTAAACACGAAACCGAACCGGGTTGCGCGGTGCTTCGAGCGATAGAAGCAGGTGAGATCGATATTCGTCGGCTGTCCAATTATAAAAAGTTGATGCGTGAAAACGCGCTGGCGACGGCAACTCTGGCGGAGAAGCGCGCCCGGGAACGGGGCTTCGCGAAAATGGTCAAAGAAGTGAAGGCTATCAAACAGAAAGGGGGTGAGAATGGCCCAAGTTCGCGTTGA
- a CDS encoding nuclear transport factor 2 family protein has product MPAQDKSTLDLAKEIFDAFNAHDLDRIMSYFAEDCSLDMPRGPDEWGQRFVGRAAVRKGLAARFEGLPDVRYSEDRHWGSGNMIVSEWLLTGTKAGGERVRVRGCDHYEFHDGQVIRKDSYWKIVERQ; this is encoded by the coding sequence ATGCCCGCGCAGGACAAGAGCACCCTCGACCTGGCAAAGGAAATCTTCGACGCGTTCAATGCGCATGATCTCGACCGGATCATGAGCTACTTCGCGGAGGACTGTTCGCTCGACATGCCTCGCGGGCCGGACGAATGGGGACAACGTTTCGTCGGCAGGGCGGCTGTCCGAAAAGGGTTGGCAGCGCGCTTCGAGGGTCTCCCCGATGTCCGTTATTCCGAAGACCGGCACTGGGGCAGTGGAAACATGATTGTATCGGAGTGGCTGCTCACCGGAACGAAAGCGGGGGGAGAGCGTGTCCGGGTCCGGGGATGCGACCACTATGAATTTCATGACGGGCAGGTCATCCGCAAGGACTCCTACTGGAAGATCGTAGAACGACAGTGA